AAATTTCTGTGGAGCGTTTTCAACTTCTACATAAGGTTTTTGGGTCTTTTTATCAAACTGAACCAGCGATTCTTTTATTGCCATCACTTTTTCGGCTTTTTCAAGTATAATAGAAGCATTGGCACTTAAACCGGCTCTGATAAATGTTTCATCTCTATTTTGAAGTGAAGCTTTAATTTCAAACTGAATCGCTCCGTTTTCTGTTACTCCTTTTGGTGCAATATCCGTTAAAACAGCCTCGAATTTTTTATTTTCGATAGCTCCAACTGTAATTTCAATTGGCATTTTTTCTTTGATTTTACCTACTTCAGATTCATCAATTTTTCCAATAAAGATCATTCTTCCCACATCTGCAACACTTGCAATTGTAGTTCCTTCGTTAAAATTATTACTTTCAATAACCTGATTTCCTACTTTTACAGGAACAGCCAGGACCATTCCGTTAACAGTCGAACGAATAAGGGTGTTGGCATAATTTCCTAACGAAGATGTTGTTCCGGTTTTTACAATGTCCAGACTTTGTCTGGCTGCCTGATAAGTTTGTTTGGCTTGTTTGTAAGCTACCTGCGCAGCATCAAAATCATTTGCAGAGATAACATCTTTTTCAAAAAGTGTTTTTTGTCTCTGATAAATTTTCTCCTGATTATCAA
This portion of the Flavobacterium gelatinilyticum genome encodes:
- a CDS encoding efflux RND transporter periplasmic adaptor subunit; its protein translation is MKKGVTVTILILIAVVFFGALYYLYAKNQESPVVFKTEKTEIKTIVKNTIATGNIQPDEEVLIKPNISGIIEQVYIKAGEKIKAGDMIAKIRVVANVSNVSSTENQVQTAKIALDNQEKIYQRQKTLFEKDVISANDFDAAQVAYKQAKQTYQAARQSLDIVKTGTTSSLGNYANTLIRSTVNGMVLAVPVKVGNQVIESNNFNEGTTIASVADVGRMIFIGKIDESEVGKIKEKMPIEITVGAIENKKFEAVLTDIAPKGVTENGAIQFEIKASLQNRDETFIRAGLSANASIILEKAEKVMAIKESLVQFDKKTQKPYVEVENAPQKFQRRDLVLGVSDGIYVQVKSGLKNTDKIKIWNQGLIDEKEKK